In Terriglobus aquaticus, the genomic window GCGTCGTCTTCCGCGAAACCGCCCACGCCGAAAACTTGCCCGGCGGCTTCTCCGCCATCTACGACGTGCTGAAGGCGCTGGAGGAATCCGGCAAGATCCGCCGTGGCTACTTCGCCGCCGACCTCGGCGCCACGCAATTCGCCCTGCCCTCCGCGCTCGACCTCCTGCGTTCGCTCCGCACCAAGCGTCCCGACACCGATCCCGAGATGATCGTGCTCGCCGCCACCGACCCCGCCAATCCCTACGGCGCCCTGCTCAAGTGGCCGCAACCGGCGGACGGCGGTGGCTCGCTCACCCGCACCGTCGGCGCCCGCGTCGTCCTCGCGGACGGCGCTCTCGTCGCCTACCTGCGCCGCGGCAACCCCAACCTGCAGATCTTCCTTCCCGAAGAAGACCCGCAGCGCACCCAGGTCATGCGCGCCCTCGCCCGCTACTTCGTCATCATGGGCCAGGCCGGCTCGGGCCGCATCGGCGAAGCCGCCACCGACCAGTCCGGCCGCGTCGGCATGCTCATCTCATCCATCAACGGAGTCGCCGTCGCCGAACACCCCATGGCCCGCGCCCTGCTCGACGCCGGCTTCCAGGCCGCCCCCATGGGCTTCAACCTGCGCCGCAACCTGCCCCCGCTGCCCGCCACCATGCTCACCGCCCAAAACGGCGGCCGCCCCGCCGGCAACGCATAGGTGTTGTCCGGTTGACAGCGGTTGTAGAGTCTCGACTAGAGATATTGGGGGAATCATGCCTACCTCGCAACAGTTCAAAGAAGCTCTTGAAAAGGTTCATCAGAGAACGGATAGCCAAATGGCGTTTTTGCAGGCCCACTATTCGACAAAGGCGCGTGCACTAACCGCGACTCACCTCAGCAAGTCGGCGGATTACAAGAACTACAGGCCTATTAACCTGCTTTATGGGAAACTCGCGGCTGACCTGGCTAGAGAGTTAGGGACTCGTGGAGGGCTCAGCTTGCTTTGCGATTTCTTCAGGCCAGGTACTTTGACCAATCGAGAGTGGATTTTAGTTATGAAGCCAGACTTTGCAGAAGGGCTTCGACTTGCTGGATGGGTCAAAGCGAAGCAAGATGCCTGAGGGAGATACCATCTATCGCGCCGCTCGCGCGCTGGGCAAAGTGCTCACCGGTAAGGTCGTCACGCGCTTCGAAACCGCCTACGCCCACCTCGCCACCGTCAACGACGACCGCCCCGTCGTCGGCCGCGTCATCGAGCGCGTCGAAGCCCGAGGCAAGTGGTGCCTCATCTTCTTTTCCGGCGATCTCATCCTCGTCACGCACATGCTCATGAGCGGCTCCTGGCACATCTATCGCACCGGCGAAAAGTGGTGGGGACCAAAGAAAGCCGCGCGCGTCTGGCTCGACGTGGACGGCTGGCAGGCCGTCGGCTTCAACATCCCCGTAGCGGAGTTCCACACCGCTGCCTCCCTCGAGCGCAAGAGCAGCGTCCCCAAGCTCGGCCCTGACATCCTTTCGGGTGACTACTCCGCCCAGTCCGGCCTTGCGGCATTACAGGCTCGCAAAACATCGCACCCCGACGACGAGATCGCCAACGTACTGCTCAACCAACGTGTGCTCGCCGGCCTTGGCAACGTCTACAAAAGCGAAGTTGCATTCGCCGCGCGCGTCCACCCCTTCCGCCACATGAGCACCATCACCGACGACGAGATGCTCCAAATGGCCGACGTCTCCCAGCGCTACATGAAGGCCAACGTCATCGACAACAGCTCTGAGACTGGCGGCGATCGCATCATCACCTACAGCGGCATGCGCCGCACCACCAACAGCGCCAACGAAAAAAACCGCCTCTGGGTCTACGGCCGCCGCGGCCAGGAGTGCCGCCGCTGCGGCGCCCTCATCGAGTACCGCAAGCAGGGTCCCGGCGCGCGTAGCACCTACTGGTGCCCCGAGTGCCAGCCCTGGGTGCCCTCCCAGCAGCAGCTCGCCGCCGGCGCCACCACAACCGACGCACCCAAAGGCTGGAACGGCGCCATCCGCCGCAACCGAGTCGGCTGCTCATAGGGCTTTGCAATGCAAAGCAGGCGGGCGGCACATGAACGCGCATGTGCCGCACGCTCCACAGCACGTTAGAACGTGTGTGCCACACCCAAGATGACCGCGTAATCCGCAAACGCCGCGTCGCCATGCGTGTGGTTCGCCAGGTCCGTCACCGACGCCCGCCGATTCCGCTGCACCGCCCACGGCGCGCTCAGCGAGATCATGCTGCGACGGTATTGGTACTGCAGCGCCGGCTCGACGGAGATGATGTACCCCGGCCGCCGGAACCCATCGCTCTTGCCAAATGCATCGCGCACCGGGATGCCTTCCATGCGCCCGCCGAACGCCGCTGCCAGACCGTACACATGCGGCACGTGACGCGATAGTCCGGCGCGGAAGATGTACTGGTCCGTGGCGCTCATCACGCCCTCACCCTTGGCTGTGCGGAACGTGGGCACGCCCGTCGTATCCACGGGGCTGAATAGCCACGATCCCTGGAAGTATCCAACCGTGTGGAAGTAGGTCTGCTTATACGCCTGGCTGCCCAGCGTGAAACCCCACGTGCCATCGCCTGGCTGCAGCGACTGGTCCGCCACCACCTTCTGCACAGTGCCGTTTGCCAGCCGCCCCGTTCCCATGCCGTTGTTGATACCCGTCGGCAGCTTCAGTCCTGCGCTGAACGCGATGTTGCCACCAGCCTCTGTGGGTGGCCGCCACACCCAGCCTTGCACGCCCACAATCATGTCGCCGATGCCTGCAATCTCCACCTTCTGCACCGGCGCGTACTTCTGATCACGCGTACCCTGCAGCACCGGCACAAACGTGTTCACGCTCCAGCGCGGCGACACTTGCAAATCCATGCTGATGTTGTAGAGATTCTGGTGATTCGGAATGAAGTTCCCGTTCACCTGGCGCGACGTGTTCTCCACCGTTCCGCTGAAGTGGCGGAACGAGCTGAACGACCTCCAATCCACCTCGACTGTCAGCGGATGGTGACGCAGAAACGCACTCGTCGATTGCGGCATATCGTGACCGTTCGACGTGATGCAGCTCTGCATATTGCTGTTGGTATGCGCCGCCAGGCATCCCTGGGCGCGTGCGGAACTGGCTCCAAAGCCGGACGCAAGCGCGCCCAGAATGACGGTGCAAACCACTGTGTTCTTCATGATGGAGAGCCATACTAGGGATCACTCCACACGCTTGACGACCATCGCCATACCGATCTTTCTCTCCATCCGCCGATGGAGGAATAAGGCCGCACGGATCGCTATCGTGGTGCGATGCGATTCCAGCATCTTGTTCCGCGGGCCCACCGGCCCGCTCTGCTGTGCGCTGCCGCGTGCCTTGCGTTCGCCAGCCTCCACGCCGCCACACCGGTCGAGCCCGTCCCGCAGTTCCGCAGCAGCGATGGCGCGACCCACACCCTCAACGATCTGCGCGGTCACCCGGCAGTCGTCAACTTCTGGGCCACATGGTGCGGCCCGTGCCGCGAAGAGATGCCGCGCCTGCAAAAGCTCGCCGACACCTACGGCAGCAGGGGCGTGCAGTTCGTCGCCATCTCGCTTGACGCCCCCGATACGCAATCGAAGATCCCGCAGGTCATTGCGAAACGCAACCTGCGCATCCCGGTCTGGACCGGCGCCGACGAAACCACACTCAAGGCACTCGACCTCGGCGAACTCGTCCCCGCAACCCTCATCCTCGACGACACAGGCACCGTGATCGGCCGCATCGAAGGCGAAGCCAGCGACAAGGACATCCGCTCCCGCATCGACTGGCTCCTGAACGGCCGCAACGGCAAACAGCCGAAAGCCATCCAGCGCAACGACTGGTAGTAGGTCGCGCTGAGTACCTGACGCACCTCAGTAGCAGCAACAGAAAGGGCCGGCAGAGGCCGGCCCTTTCTGTTGCTGCTGCAGTTTGGCTAGAAAATGATCTTGCCCGCGAACTGCACGTTGAACGGCTCACCCGGTCCAATGCCCGGAGCGCCTCCGTTGTTGCGCGTGTTCGTCGACCGGCCCAGCGTGCTGCTGGTCAGCGTTGCTGTCGGATTTGCCAGGTTCGTGTAGTTGAAGATGTTGAACATCTCCGCACGAATCTGCAGATTCACGCCCTCACGCAGCCGCGTGTTCTTCACCAGCGAAGCATCCGTCGTGAAGAAGTTCGGTCCGCGGAACGCGTTGCGACGCGTCGTTCCGAAGTTGCCGGCTGCCGGGCTCACAAAGGCCGCCGGGTTGAAGAACTGCGCATAGGGCTGTCCGGTCGTCGGCACAATTACCTTGTTGCTCACCTTGTACGTCGCACCCGGAACGTAGTTGGCGCGGTCCTGGTTCTCGCCCGTGCCGCTTATGTCGTTGCCCACCTTCACGCTGAACGGCGTTCCGGTAAATGCCGTGACAAAGGCATTGCCCTGCCATCCCTGCGTCAGCACCTTCAGCTTGTCAGAGAAGTGGGGCACTTCGTACACCACGTAGCCGTTGAACGTGCTGCGCACGTCGAAATCGGAGTCGCCGTATTCCGCCGCCAGGTTTGCAGAATCCTGCGGTGCCAGGTTGCGTGTGCTGCTGATCACATCCAGCGCGTGGCCCCACGTGTACGAACCTTGTGCCGTAAGCCCCTTGATGTTGGAGATTCGAAGGCTCGCCTGCAGCGAATCGTAGTTCGAGTACCCGCGGCTCTCAATCTCGTTCACCGCGCCAATCGTCGCGTAGTTCGGCACCGTGCGATTCACATAGATCGGCCGCCGCGTCACCTCCGCCGTTGCCGAAGTGGTGGTGCCCGGCCGAGCCTGGTTGATGTCGCTCAGGTTGAACAAATCGCGCCCTGCCGCACCCACATAGCCCAGCGTGAAAATGGTGTTGCGTGCCAGCTGCGTTTCCATGTTCACGGTCCAGTTGTGCGAGCGAGCCGTGGCGAAGTTCGGATCGATTGTCGCCAGACCATAGATCGTCGTCGGCGAAGGCGCCGTCGGGAAGGGGTTCACGCCCGACACCCACTGGCCATACGTCTTGCTCACCGTGCGAACCGGGTTGGGACCCGTCGGGTTCGCCTGCGGTCCGCGAGCGCCGCCGTTGCCCGGGCCATTGTCAAAGAAACCGTTGAAGTTCGGCGCGTCGAAGTACAAACCGTACGTTCCGCGCAGCACCATCACCGGGTTCAACTGGTACGCCACACCCACGCGCGGCGAAAAGTTCGTCTGCTGCCCGTTATAGGGCTTGTCCACGCCGCCGCTGCCCAACGGCACCAACCCGTACCCATCGGCTGCCGGATTGCCTGGACGGTAAAAGCTGAAAAAGCCCGGGCTCGACCACGGCGCGTTGTACTCATATCGCAGACCGTAGTTCAGCGTCAGCTTCGGCGTCACCTGGAACTGGTCCTGCACAAACCCTGCGAAGGTGTTCTGGTAGATGCTGCGCCGCAGGTAACCCTGCACAAAGCTGTTGGAGTTGTAGAACCCGGCCAGGTAATCGGCCAGGGAACGCACATCCGTACCCACACTGGCATCGTTCGCCCAGGGCGTCGCTCCGTTCAGCAGCGGCGTAATCGCTGCGTTGCTCGACGCCGTTCCGTTGAAGCTGAACGTGCCGCGCACGTTGCGCTGGTATTGCAGGTCCATGTAGTTGCGGCGATACTCGCCACCAAACCGGAACTGGTGCTTGCCCTTCACAAACGTCGCTGCATCCGTCACGTGGCCGGTGTAGTCCTTGCGGCCCAGAGGCGGCGTCTGGCCGGTCACGTCGATCGCACCACCACCAATGGTGATGTTCGGCGCACCAAACAGGGTCGGATCGGTCACACCCGTCGCCAGGCCTAGTGACGGCAGATTGAACGAGTGGTTCGCATCGTTGAAGGTCTGGTTGAACACGCCCACGCCAAACAGCAATTGGTTGCTCACGCGATCGCTGATGGCCCAGTTATGCGCCAGTGAAAAATTCTGCGTAATGTCCGGCGCCACCTGGAAGTAGTCGTACACGTTGGTGCCGACCGCGGAGTACTGCCGGCCCGTTCCCACAAAGGCCTGCAGCCGCAGGTTCTGCCGGCTGGTCATGTTCCACGTGATGTTGCCGATCGCGTTGTCGCTGTAGCCCTTCTGATTGCGCGGATCGAAGTAGTTGCCGCTCGCGGCCGGCCCAACGTTCTTGTTGCCCTCCGGCCAAAGCGTCAACAGGTTGAGCGACAGCGGGTTGACCACACTGGTCGGCGAGTAGCGGTACCCGTGCGCCTGCAGCAGCGCGGTCGCCGCGTTCACATACGCCGTCGTCGGTTCCGTTGCCGCGGCCGAGTTGCCGATCAGGAACATCTGCCGTTCGTAGTTCACAAAGAAGAACAGCTTGTCCTTGATGATCGGCGCGCCAACGGATCCACCAAACTGCTGGTTGCGCAGCGTAGGCTTGCGCGTCGTCGGAGACAGGAAGGGCGACCGCGCCGCAAAGAACTCATTCCGGTTGAAGTAGTAGGCCGACCCGTGCACGTTGTTCGTGCCCGTCTTGATCGCCAGGCTGATCAGGCCGCCCACGTTACGACCCGCCTCAGCATTCGCGTTCGACTGCACCGTGAACTGGTCGATGGCGTCGATCGGAATCGTCACACCCGCAATCGATCCCACACCGCCCTGGTTCGCCGCCGCGCCGTTCTGCCAGATGTCGTTGGAGTCGGCACCATCAATCTGGTAATTGTTCTGGTTCGACCGCGTGCCGTTTAGCGATCCTGCACCGTTGTAGCCGGGCACAATCTTGATCAACTGCGTGTAGTCGCGGCCGTTCAGCGGAATGTTCTGTACCGCCTTCTCGTTCACCACGCTGTTGTTCGCCGTCGTCTCCGTATCCAGCGCCAGTGCTGCCGCGTTCACATCCACGCTCTGCGTTTCCGCGCCCACGCCCAGCTTCGGGTCCAGCGAATACACCGCGCCCGGCCGCACGTCGATCTTCTCCACCTTCGTCACGCTGAAGCCCTGCGCTTCCACCGTCACCGTGTACTGACCGATCGGCAGATCCTGAAACGCATACGCGCCCGCGCTGGTCGACTGCTGTGTCCGCGTAAAGCCCGTCGACGGGTCCAGCAGCGTCACCTTGGCGTTGGGAACCACCGCGCCGCTCGCGTCCAGAACCGTGCCGGCGACGCCGCCGCGGTAGGTCTGCGCCATCGCAGATCCAGCGGGCATCAAGCCGATCACAAAGGGAGCCAGGGCGATCGCCGTCGTACTCAGCGTTGCGCTGACGGGCAGCAGGGCGGGAGCAAGCAGGAACTTCACAGCATTCTTCTTCAACAGCAACCTCTTTGACGTACAGGGGTGCGGGCACTTCTGCCATGCAGCACAGCGATGCCGGAGGGACAGACCGGTCGCAAGTAGCGGCCATCGATGCACCAGTTTGGCGCCACCGAGACCTCGCGAACGGGAGAATCTAGGTTGTGGGGTTCATCTCAACTCTATTGCAGGCCGATGAATCTGGCAAACAAAAGCCGCAGCGTTAGCGCTTTCGATCTGCCCTTTTCGTGATCGAGGACCCAAAGCAAAACGGCTGACCTCACGGTCAGCCGTCCTGTTGCAATTGCTTGTTTGTAGTAGGTGTTATCGGCGGCGATCGTTGTGGTTCTCCTGCTTGATCTGCTGCGAAGCGTGGTTCTGCTCACGCTGTACCTGCTGCCGCTCCGGCTGGTTCA contains:
- a CDS encoding Fpg/Nei family DNA glycosylase; translation: MPEGDTIYRAARALGKVLTGKVVTRFETAYAHLATVNDDRPVVGRVIERVEARGKWCLIFFSGDLILVTHMLMSGSWHIYRTGEKWWGPKKAARVWLDVDGWQAVGFNIPVAEFHTAASLERKSSVPKLGPDILSGDYSAQSGLAALQARKTSHPDDEIANVLLNQRVLAGLGNVYKSEVAFAARVHPFRHMSTITDDEMLQMADVSQRYMKANVIDNSSETGGDRIITYSGMRRTTNSANEKNRLWVYGRRGQECRRCGALIEYRKQGPGARSTYWCPECQPWVPSQQQLAAGATTTDAPKGWNGAIRRNRVGCS
- a CDS encoding TlpA family protein disulfide reductase, yielding MRFQHLVPRAHRPALLCAAACLAFASLHAATPVEPVPQFRSSDGATHTLNDLRGHPAVVNFWATWCGPCREEMPRLQKLADTYGSRGVQFVAISLDAPDTQSKIPQVIAKRNLRIPVWTGADETTLKALDLGELVPATLILDDTGTVIGRIEGEASDKDIRSRIDWLLNGRNGKQPKAIQRNDW
- a CDS encoding TonB-dependent receptor, yielding MKKNAVKFLLAPALLPVSATLSTTAIALAPFVIGLMPAGSAMAQTYRGGVAGTVLDASGAVVPNAKVTLLDPSTGFTRTQQSTSAGAYAFQDLPIGQYTVTVEAQGFSVTKVEKIDVRPGAVYSLDPKLGVGAETQSVDVNAAALALDTETTANNSVVNEKAVQNIPLNGRDYTQLIKIVPGYNGAGSLNGTRSNQNNYQIDGADSNDIWQNGAAANQGGVGSIAGVTIPIDAIDQFTVQSNANAEAGRNVGGLISLAIKTGTNNVHGSAYYFNRNEFFAARSPFLSPTTRKPTLRNQQFGGSVGAPIIKDKLFFFVNYERQMFLIGNSAAATEPTTAYVNAATALLQAHGYRYSPTSVVNPLSLNLLTLWPEGNKNVGPAASGNYFDPRNQKGYSDNAIGNITWNMTSRQNLRLQAFVGTGRQYSAVGTNVYDYFQVAPDITQNFSLAHNWAISDRVSNQLLFGVGVFNQTFNDANHSFNLPSLGLATGVTDPTLFGAPNITIGGGAIDVTGQTPPLGRKDYTGHVTDAATFVKGKHQFRFGGEYRRNYMDLQYQRNVRGTFSFNGTASSNAAITPLLNGATPWANDASVGTDVRSLADYLAGFYNSNSFVQGYLRRSIYQNTFAGFVQDQFQVTPKLTLNYGLRYEYNAPWSSPGFFSFYRPGNPAADGYGLVPLGSGGVDKPYNGQQTNFSPRVGVAYQLNPVMVLRGTYGLYFDAPNFNGFFDNGPGNGGARGPQANPTGPNPVRTVSKTYGQWVSGVNPFPTAPSPTTIYGLATIDPNFATARSHNWTVNMETQLARNTIFTLGYVGAAGRDLFNLSDINQARPGTTTSATAEVTRRPIYVNRTVPNYATIGAVNEIESRGYSNYDSLQASLRISNIKGLTAQGSYTWGHALDVISSTRNLAPQDSANLAAEYGDSDFDVRSTFNGYVVYEVPHFSDKLKVLTQGWQGNAFVTAFTGTPFSVKVGNDISGTGENQDRANYVPGATYKVSNKVIVPTTGQPYAQFFNPAAFVSPAAGNFGTTRRNAFRGPNFFTTDASLVKNTRLREGVNLQIRAEMFNIFNYTNLANPTATLTSSTLGRSTNTRNNGGAPGIGPGEPFNVQFAGKIIF